In Lasioglossum baleicum chromosome 19, iyLasBale1, whole genome shotgun sequence, the following proteins share a genomic window:
- the LOC143218356 gene encoding uncharacterized protein LOC143218356 → MATNGEFYEDERSRHFRDTTSVLPAFDPVTNELTIEEWIEKMEEYGDLYNWDEVAIRHYALAKLKGVARKWRDSLPRVQRTWAQWKVLLKDSFPSDESEVSLRLDAQNYKKKPSQDIAEYFYEKLAKCNRAQMGDREAIEWIADGLNNPRFRDYLGPLSRYKKPSELLADLRSANLYWKETAKTEESRNNPGPRDDNQPRCFACKQQGHTVRTCPKATQSITCFKCGKSGHYSRSCTENIRPNTTIRSGQRDMPARVLYIDGDTHQKYFKNAVISGRSVKCYVDLGSSVTALRQDIAHELGITYHETTLNSFVGYGEGRVQPLGVFTANISIDGVEVKSEIHVVPSKSQAVPLLVGHPYTEHPDVIILSRAGELQISKTDDNPLQTVPYSVTKTTLRASGTYVIPDNYLGHIIVAGDLPDQGLCVEGGLREKGPVIPRCIVSMDEQGETILPVLNITGEELTIKEGDVVSRREVYEEKRRNDQLDRLRGQKHYTSLDLFSGYYQVLVDPKSRDKTAFVSPDGQYQFKRMPFGLCNAPSVFQRMINTVLGSLKYDIALAYLDDVIIPSMTVEEGLARLTTIFTVFREAGLTINLRKCHFFKSQIEYLGFEVSALGIQPSERKVECVRSFPTPKTARDVRSFVGLASYFRRFVKGFALIAKPLTDLLKKNEKFIWETTQNNAFETIKRMLISKPVLTIYDHSAKTEVHTDACASGLGAVLLQQQNGKDWHPISFYSRKTTSEEAKYHSFELEALAIVCALERFRVYLIGIHFVIKTDCNSLKMLGSKRDLNPCIGRWIEEIKTEDGELPGDFDNEINKWALECCPMVIVLECV, encoded by the exons ATGGCGACAAACGGGGAGTTTTATGAAGATGAGAGGAGTAGGCATTTTCGAGACACGACGAGTGTGCTGCCGGCGTTTGATCCTGTTACAAACGAGCTAACCATCGAGGAATGGATCGAGAAAATGGAGGAATACGGAGACCTGTACAACTGGGACGAGGTAGCGATACGACACTATGCCCTTGCTAAACTAAAGGGTGTAGCACGGAAATGGCGAGACAGTCTACCACGTGTCCAGCGGACATGGGCACAATGGAAAGTACTATTAAAAGACAGCTTCCCATCAGACGAGAGTGAGGTGAGTCTTAGATTGGATGctcaaaattacaaaaagaaaCCAAGTCAAGATATAGCCGAGTACTTTTATGAAAAACTTGCGAAGTGTAATCGTGCGCAAATGGGCGACCGCGAAGCGATCGAGTGGATCGCCGACGGGCTTAATAATCCCCGTTTTCGAGATTATTTAGGACCTTTAAGCCGGTACAAGAAGCCCAGTGAGCTTCTCGCAGACTTGCGAAGCGCGAATCTATATTGGAAGGAGACGGCAAAGACGGAAGAGAGTCGAAACAATCCAGGGCCTCGTGACGACAATCAGCCAAGATGCTTCGCCTGTAAACAACAAGGTCACACCGTACGTACGTGTCCAAAAGCAACACAAAGTATAACATGCTTCAAATGTGGAAAGTCGGGCCATTATTCGCGGTCGTGCACGGAAAACATTCGCCCAAACACGACAATTCGTAGCGGTCAACGCGATATGCCCGCGAGAGTTCTGTATATAGATGGAGATACTCACCAAAAGTACTTCAAAAACGCAGTTATTAGTGGTCGGAGTGTGAAATGCTATGTTGACCTTGGCAGCAGCGTAACGGCTTTACGCCAAGATATCGCACATGAGCTAGGCATAACATACCATGAAACGACCCTGAACAGTTTCGTAGGATATGGAGAAGGTCGAGTACAGCCGTTGGGCGTGTTTACAGCAAATATAAGTATTGACGGTGTAGAGGTGAAATCAGAAATACACGTCGTTCCAAGCAAGAGCCAAGCGGTACCCCTGTTGGTGGGCCACCCGTACACAGAGCACCCTGACGTCATCATCCTCAGCAGAGCTGGCGAATTACAGATATCGAAGACTGACGACAACCCGTTGCAGACCGTGCCGTACAGTGTTACTAAGACGACATTGCGAGCAAGCGGTACGTATGTCATCCCAGACAATTATCTAGGTCATATAATTGTAGCAGGAGACCTGCCTGACCAAGGACTATGCGTGGAGGGAGGCCTCCGAGAAAAGGGCCCAGTTATACCGAGGTGCATCGTCTCTATGGACGAACAGGGAGAGACCATTCTGCCAGTGCTGAACATTACCGGTGAGGAGCTGACAATCAAGGAGGGAGACGTGGTATCGAGAAGAGAGGTGTACGAAGAGAAACGGCGAA ACGATCAGTTAGATAGACTACGGGGACAAAAGCATTACACCAGCCTTGATCTCTTCAGCGGCTATTATCAAGTACTAGTAGATCCGAAATCGCGAGACAAGACAGCCTTCGTTTCGCCGGATGGCCAATATCAATTcaaaagaatgcctttcggGCTATGCAATGCACCTTCGGTCTTTCAACGAATGATAAATACGGTACTAGGTTCATTAAAGTACGATATAGCGTTGGCATATTTAGACGATGTCATAATCCCCAGTATGACGGTAGAAGAAGGTCTAGCACGTCTAACCACAATTTTTACAGTCTTTAGGGAAGCCGGATTGACAATTAATTTACGTAAATGCCACTTTTTCAAGTCACAAATTGAATACTTAGGCTTCGAAGTATCAGCGCTAGGGATACAACCGAGCGAGCGAAAAGTAGAGTGCGTTAGGTCATTTCCAACGCCGAAAACAGCTCGCGACGTGAGGAGTTTCGTAGGACTGGCTAGCTATTTCCGACGATTCGTCAAAGGCTTTGCCCTTATAGCAAAACCTCTGACGGACCTcttaaagaaaaacgaaaaatttaTTTGGGAAACAACTCAAAATAACGCATTTGAAACAATTAAAAGAATGTTGATATCGAAACCAGTCCTCACGATATACGACCACAGCGCGAAAACGGAAGTGCACACGGACGCATGTGCGTCAGGCTTAGGTGCGGTGCTGTTACAACAGCAAAACGGAAAGGATTGGCACCCAATTAGTTTTTATAGCCGCAAAACAACGTCTGAAGAGGCAAAATATCATTCTTTCGAGCTAGAAGCTCTTGCCATTGTTTGCGCTTTAGAGCGATTTCGCGTGTATTTGATAGGGAttcattttgttataaaaaCAGACTGCAACAGCCTAAAAATGTTAGGTAGCAAAAGGGATCTAAATCCGTGCATCGGTAGATG GATCGAAGAGATTAAAACAGAGGATGGAGAACTACCTGGCGACTTCGACAATGAGATCAACAAATGGGCTCTAGAGTGTTGCCCTATGGTCATTGTGCTCGAATGTGTTTAG
- the LOC143218357 gene encoding LOW QUALITY PROTEIN: uncharacterized protein LOC143218357 (The sequence of the model RefSeq protein was modified relative to this genomic sequence to represent the inferred CDS: inserted 1 base in 1 codon; deleted 1 base in 1 codon; substituted 1 base at 1 genomic stop codon), which translates to MDKPHGASTLDDKIITPSKEVSLQKCYLEEFRIATPVLDSSDKFLYLTEDQDFPTNRHKQREKESKTICNEQIHLADNSWRLWDESKSQDCNSESDTDSIGTRSLSTSTSKEWHPTVPKPFSFTLREEAEKYMEQVETGDTQRKHYGNTDKSPCRKRRIRPIPLTSKIPLYDKLLVKKEEXSRLIREESALNLMSQVRPFRLECDRRARRSLVRSSPEIRSKSVNVCTKFKAKPVPKNLFSTDYIYDRMLEDEYYRHLQKRVRAAELMKSSSLPPSMARREGVKSAYTDMEDAKKSCDENLGSRNSRRSSNVTSPPLERCRSAMSLLPERGNNLAATLRCQVSREKFEREIKDKMEEKRREQEITMSSPVCRAPRSAARHDHQRDLNIRTSLRRDEAREQAERHRLQMEMMLDRVTQIPTLFERHSQTYQVLMETQQKDGPKLLQRKKKRKQQRXTVARGGHINYDSICRPDSGSLTSSSGTLLSASQSSKSSDASMSHASDKSTAKSQCSFSKKRGDRGQLKVSINETAELINNQTEHNELHDELHDDRRSSSDEHNENASQTGNHDIESNGSVNRC; encoded by the exons atggacaaaccccatggggcctcGACGCTGGACGAT AAAATCATTACCcccagcaaagaagtttcacttcaaaaatgttATCTGGAAGAGTTCAGGATAGCTACTCCTGTACTTGATTCATCCGACAAGTTTCTTTACCTTACGGAGGATCAAGATTTTCCAACGAATAG ACATAAGCAAAGGGAGAAAGAGTCTAAAACAATATGTAACGAGCAAATACATTTGGCCGATAATAGTTGGAGACTGTGGGACGAATCAAAGAGTCAAGATTGTAATTCGGAAAGCGACACGGATAGTATAGGAACAAGAAGTTTGTCAACCAGTACCTCCAAAGAGTGGCATCCTACCGTACCTAAGCCATTTAGTTTTACTTTAag agaagaagcagaaaagtATATGGAGCAAGTTGAAACGGGGGATACGCAGCGCAAACATTATGGGAATACCGATAAAAGTCCTTGCAGAAAGCGTCGTATAAGACCGATTCCGCTTACATCGAAAATTCCACTTTACGAcaaattattagtgaaaaaagAAGAATG AAGTCGTCTGATTCGCGAAGAAAGTGCCTTAAACCTAATGTCTCAGGTGCGTCCGTTTCGGCTCGAATGCGATCGTCGAGCACGGAGATCTTTGGTACGATCTAGCCCAGAGATTCGCAGTAAAAGCGTGAACGTGTGCACGAAATTCAAAGCTAAACCCGTACCGAAGAATCTCTTCAGTACCGAT TACATATACGATCGTATGCTCGAGGACGAATATTACAG GCACTTGCAGAAAAGAGTCAGAGCGGCAGAGTTGATGAAGTCCTCTTCTTTGCCGCCGTCGATGGCGAGGCGAGAAGGCGTGAAATCCGCGTACACGGATATGGAAGACGCAAAGAAAAGTTGCGACGAGAATCTGGGCAGCAGGAATTCTCGCCGGTCGTCGAACGTTACGTCACCGCCGCTAGAAAGATGCAGATCAGCGATGTCGCTTTTGCCGGAACGAGGAAATAATTTAGCAGCTACTTTGAGGTGTCAAGTGTCACG AGAGAAATTCGAGCGCGAAATAAAGGACAAAATGGaggagaaacgtcgagaacaggAAATAACAATGAGCTCTCCCGTGTGTAGAGCTCCGAGGTCCGCGGCAAG GCACGATCATCAGAGGGACCTTAACATCCGAACCTCGCTTCGTCGCGACGAAGCGCGCGAACAAGCGGAACGTCATCGGTTACAGATGGAAATGATGCTGGATCGCGTGACTCAAATACCAACTTTGTTCGAACGTCACTCTCAG ACTTACCAGGTGCTGATGGAAACGCAACAAAAAGACGGACCGAAGTTGCTGCaacgaaagaagaaaagaaaacaacAGA CAACAGTCGCGCGTGGTGGGCATATCAACTACGATAGCATTTGTAGACCGGATTCTGGATCACTCACCAGCTCCTCCGGAACGTTATTGTCCGCGAGTCAATCGTCAAAATCTTCGGACGCATCCATGTCGCATGCTTCCGACAAATCGACAGCGAAATCTCAGTGTTCGTTTTCGAAAAAGAGAGGCGATCGCGGTCAATTGAAGGTTTCCATAAACGAGACGGCGGAGCTGATCAACAATCAAACTGAACACAACGAGTTGCACGACGAATTACACGACGATCGACGTTCTTCTAGCGACGAGCACAATGAGAACGCGTCGCAAACCGGTAACCACGATATCGAGAGTAACGGTAGCGTCAATCGATGCTGA
- the LOC143218431 gene encoding melanization protease 1-like — protein sequence MTRHILLPVLMVLLLQRCTAQDRCSTPENRPGLCINVRNCPAVVQLLQHRPLTREIKNYLRSLLCGFEGRTPKVCCAQQPVITTEPPPTSTESPSPQVDLINVPAPPDVSNHPNLHLINEDSCGPVYTQKIIGGNKTGVFEFPWMALLGYISGNGVPDFKCGGTLINKRYVLTAAHCVTRLPSGTRLIGVRIGEHDLSTERDCDKDDWGLEVACAERYQDFGLESVHFHPDYTPKSAQNDIALLRLNGDADYRPKNVRPICLPVGFNSTLPRKKVVVTGWGTTESGMRSQALLQVKLTIATLPDCAQAYKGKAQIWHKQLCAGGSRITDACTGDSGGPLQLPTLFKDTVKSVQFGIVSFGQRGCAIEGVPGVYTNVVYYIDWILGIVRP from the exons ATGACTCGTCACATTCTTCTCCCCGTGCTGATGGTTCTTCTTCTGCAGAGGTGTACTGCAC AGGACAGGTGCTCCACACCCGAGAATAGACCCGGTCTGTGCATCAATGTGCGGAATTGTCCGGCAGTGGTTCAACTCTTGCAACACAGACCCTTGACCAGAGAAATTAAGAACTACTTGCGAAGCTTGCTATGCGGCTTCGAGGGCAGGACTCCCAAAGTTTGTTGCGCACAGCAG CCTGTAATAACGACAGAACCACCCCCAACGTCAACGGAATCTCCAAGCCCGCAGGTCGATCTCATAAACGTGCCCGCACCCCCGGACGTTTCCAACCACCCGAACTTACATCTGATAAACGAAGACTCGTGTGGTCCGGTGTACACGCAAAAAATCATCGGTGGTAACAAAACCGGCGTGTTCGAATTTCCGTGGATGGCATTGCTCGGTTACATTTCCGGAAACGGTGTCCCGGATTTCAAATGCGGTGGAACGCTGATCAACAAGCGATACGTGCTAACCGCTGCCCACTGCGTCACAAGGCTACCCTCTG GTACTAGACTGATCGGCGTACGGATAGGGGAACACGATTTGTCCACGGAACGCGACTGCGACAAAGACGACTGGGGTCTCGAGGTGGCCTGCGCGGAGAGGTATCAAGACTTTGGCCTTGAGAGCGTGCATTTTCATCCTGACTATACGCCGAAATCGGCGCAGAACGACATCGCCCTGTTACGATTGAACGGAGACGCTGATTACAGGCCGAAGAACGTGAGGCCGATCTGCCTGCCGGTGGGATTCAACTCTACTCTGCCAAGGAAAAAG GTGGTAGTGACGGGCTGGGGTACGACGGAGAGCGGTATGCGGAGTCAGGCCCTGCTGCAAGTGAAATTGACGATCGCCACTTTGCCGGATTGCGCACAAGCCTACAAGGGCAAAGCACAAATCTGGCACAAGCAGTTGTGCGCTGGCGGCAGCAGAATTACGGACGCGTGCACCGGAGACAGCGGTGGACCGCTCCAGTTACCGACGCTCTTCAAGGACACCGTGAAATCCGTTCAGTTCGGGATCGTTAGCTTCGGACAACGTGGCTGCGCCATAGAAGGAGTCCCCGGCGTTTACACAAACGTTGTTTATTACATAGACTGGATCTTGGGCATCGTTAGACCTTAG